From the genome of Maniola hyperantus chromosome 9, iAphHyp1.2, whole genome shotgun sequence:
AGCCAAGATTCTCATTTAATCATCAAATAAAATAACCCTTGCACTGAAATATGCAGCTTTGAGTTTAGTGATAAAGTAGAATTTCGTTTGACATAAATTCCAAGACGTTCCGTTTCCATGGCAACGAAGACGTCAGCCATCTTGTCCTCCTAATCGAATCAGGGAACGTCTTGAGTTGTGGCGCGAAAGCGGCAATTCCAAATTTAATTTTCTCGTCTTTGAGGTTTGCTACCTCCTTGAAATTATAAGACGCTGTGTTTGGTTTCCCAGTGCCTAAAGTAATGTGCCATATGTTATCTGTGATCGTCTGAATACTTTAACTTATCGATATGTACTTAACTAGGTATCTATCTATCAACCAGCCTACCAACAACAAGACAAATGTCTAAGCTTCCTTAAGACCTTTCTAAGCGCGAACTCGCCAACAACTGCTTTGCAGTTTAGTGAGACATATAAACTGAAATGTAATAGGTTTATGAAAATAATGAATAATGAAATCCATACTCCAaactaattataaatgcaagagtgtgtctgtctatccgtttgtctatctgtctgtctgctagcttttcacggcccatccgtttacccgatttcaatgaaatttggtacagagatagcatgcatcccgcggaaggacatacttttgatcccggaaaaattccacaaacaaagagttaccacggggctttacaaaatctaaatccacgcgaattaagtcacgggcatcatctagttaaaattaaattaagataaAAATTCAAATCAGCTACGAAATGTGAATGTAAATATATGTATCCTACCACCTTCCTTGCTTCATATCCTGCTTCAAAAAGAGATTTTGACCATTGTATTTTGTATCTTGCAGCTATCTGTCTGGtctataataagtaattaagaaAATTCTTGCAACAAAGGAGCAAGTTTGGGAAACTAATTCATAGTTAGCTACCCGTGAGAACAGTTACCCGAGACCCGAGTTCCCATCGAGGAACTTAGGAAACTTGCTATAATTTGAAACTGCGGTTCTTAGTACCTAGTTTAAAACTATGCGTGGTCTCTAGGTTATCTATTCGATACTTACGTGTACCTACATGAATTTTGGATTTTAAAGAAGAAAAGATGCCTaaatataaagttttaaaaGCCATTCAAGTTGACAAAGAAATGAACGCCTATGCTTAGGTATAGTGAgcgattatttattaaattgcttaTCATTGGAATCGCTTAATTTCAGTATGGGAGCATGATGGGCTGTGATATAAAGTGATGGGCTACGATATAAGGTGATGGGCTACGATATAAAGTGATAAGCTACGATATAAAGTGATGGGCTCCTATACAAAGTAATGCGCTCGATAAAAAGTGATGGGCTACGATATAGAGTGATGAGCTACGATATAAAGTGATAGGCTTCGATATAAAGTGATGGGCTACAATATAAAGTGATGGGCTACGATATATAGTGATGAGCTAAGATATAAAGTGATGGGCTTCGATATAAAGTGATGGGCTACAATATAGAGTGATGAGCTACGATATAAAGTGATGGGCTTCGATATAAAGTGATGGGCTACGATATAAAGTGATGGGCTACGATATAAAGTGATGGGCTACGATATATAGCCCCCCCAATAGATGGACAGACGAGACCAAATAAGTCGCACTGAGAACTGTTACCTcgttgctgctgctgctgcttcCTCATTTGCTTCTTGTGCTTCATGCGTCTGTTCTGGAACCAGGTCTTCACCTGCGTCTCGGACAGGTTGAGCGCACCCGCCAGTTCCACGCGCTCAGGCGTCGACAGGTAGCGCTGAGACTCGAAGCGCTTTTCCAGCCCTGAATATTGTCATTATTTGATTAACTGTTTTTAATACTACGCAATTATAGTATTTACAAAAATCGCcttattttgtataataatatgaccACGGCGGCCAAGGAGATTAGCCAACTGCACGGGATATATTTTACAGGTGCATCTACATCAcggacggaaatccgacacgaccagAAAGAGAGCAGGCATAGCACTTTACATAGGCTTTACGTACTTTCCGAGGCACGGAGGTGAAACACTGAAACCAACTTTTTAATTTCaactttttaatagaaaatttcttaacagaaaaagCCAACCCAATATTCACCCAATCCGGGAATCCAACCCAGGACCTCATCATCtgcagtcgaacatgctaaccGCTAACCACTAAATCAACGaggcatttttattttgtatgatgATGAATCAGAATATCAGGTAAATATAAAACAGACCATTTCAAATGTCACGgacgtttttatttttacttgctgatgcccacgacttcgtacgcgtggatttaggtttttaagtatcccgtgggaactcattgattttccgggataaaaagtagcctatgtcactatccaggtcttaaactatacccttgcaaaaaattacgtcgatccgttgctccgttgcgacgtgattgagggacaaccaacaaaccaacaaacaaacacactttcgcctttataataagggtactgataccaaCTACTGTTCCATTGAATTTAACGTCTGATGAGGAATCAGAACATCAAGTAAATATGTAAACGTAGACCATTTCAAATGTCACGggccttttaaattttttattttacgttcGTTACCCAATAGCTTACCTGTAAGTTGCGGGTCGGAGAAGACAGTCCTTGCTTTCCTCCGGCGGCAATGCTTCAGTGCTGAGAGTGACAGCTCCGACGGGGTGAACAGGGCGTGGTAAGGCACACCTGACCAACAACACTCATATCATTCCTAGTTTAGGACACCAaagatacctattataaaactatctatctactatattattataatactagctaattttccgtgacttcgtctgcgtggactacaaaccCCCATTTTAACACTTTCTTACGGAGTTGGCCGAGAGTAACTTGATCTGTTTTAGTTAAGGCACTGAGATATAAAGATATCTTTAACTTTTCTTAGTTTAAGGCAATAACAAGTACCTAattcaaaaagttttcaaaaaattttgatttttctgTACCCATTGACACTCGCaccatcaagacgaatctaatgacgcATCATTTATCAACGGACATACATAGAAACAAGTCAAAAAACATAACCCTtcttttgggcttcgccgcagtcgggtaaaaagaacCTTAAAAGTCGTAGTCAGTAGTAGATCATATTTACCTAGTTATATTGATATTATAAGCTTTTTATAATGAAATATTTGGGCGGCGTAGCTATAGCGTAGCACTATTGCTACGCCGTAGCTGTCTAAAAtctaatttttaaatgatatttaccTTATTATTTTTACGGTTGTGAAAAAATATCTAATTGATTGATCTGCTGACTGATTTCCTTTACGAACTGTGCACTCCATAGATacaaatatacctacagtatCTTTatcttctttattattttagagTAGATTTATAAATTTATAGATTTTAGAATTTGATTTTTAGacttgaatttaggtttttaaaacccctcgcaaacttttaattttcttgGAGAAATAGTAGACTAAGGAATGCAAGCAACGTTTGTAccatatttttcaaaatatgtcAAGTGAATGGGTAACATACTGACATCCTTTcacatttatactattagtaagTAGGcacggattttaaaaaaccatttGATTACCTATTGATTTTCttactttattaaaaacagTATCTTATCTTAGTTGCAGTTCTTAGAAAAATACCAACCGACAATCGACATAACCTTGAGTAAGTAGATTTAAAacaaagattaaaataaaatacgttTAAAAGTATAGTCAACTGGGTATTATAAATTATGGTCCTTTGAATTATAACATTTGCCATCAGTTTTTGCTACATTTTGCTAGTCTGATAGTTATATGTGCTACGTATAtcaaaatcgtactttttatCTTACAGAGTAAGATTTTACATACCTTGAGAAAGGAAGTAAGGTGTTTCCACGGCCTTATAAGTACTCGGTGTGTGTAAATACGCCCCTAAGGCGCCCATAGCCACTTGTAGATAGGACCCTTCCCTAGCCACAGGCCGGACCTCGTTGGCAACAGGAAAATATTTAGGCTCCCTTTCATAATCGAACCTTCTTGGATCAGGCTGCTTGAAGGTATTCCTTTGCCCGCGGTACAAAATATCCTCGATTAAAAAAGAAGTCTTCGAATTTTGTTCTTGGCGATTCGTATCACCGGGCGAATCACTTCTAATGTCTTgatccattttattttaaatttcgaaTGCGAACATCACTattgattttataatataaaataaattttcagtTGCGGAATGgtttaaaagtacttaattatatttttgcatTAAAATGAATCAGATTACCAACTATTTAAAGATTTCTATTTAGGATACTTTTTAGattctaaataaaatacacGAAGATTCTTActtcattttgatattttttggaGTAAATAGGTCTTTAAACTGGGGACTTCACTATTTTTtgtcttaatttaaataactttagacaacttcttttattttgttaaaaaattaaatgaacttTTTACACAAATCTAATTTTGAATCAGTGCCACAAAATTATAAGTGCCTATGTGTACAAatcaaaatgttaatttttgaaCGTAAATCGATAATTATTACGGATAATTATCCGTTTGCTCGTTGTTTGGGTGAAACGAGGCGATTTGGTGCGCGGACCGAGTTAAACTGTCGTCGTTACGGGGTGGTTTGGGGATGGGGTCCGCCCATTTGGGGGTGGACTCCTTACGCTTTAGCCCAGCTTTACAGATAAATTTGGGTTAGATTAAACGGTCCTTTTGTATCCATAAAAAGGTTGAACTTTGAAGCTTGAAGCTGCAAAATAACTTTGAAATTAGACATACTTAATAACAAAGATATTCAGAAATGGTTGACAAAAGatagaattttttaattaaaaatttctatTGTTAGGAATATTATTTAAAGAACTTTTTATAAACTCCACATCGAGCTATAACCATCAATTTATCGTAAGCGACAATTTTTCGagaaaccattttttttatcgCAACCGtcatcaataggtaggtacggtacataaGACGGATATTGTCCCCAAGTCTCTATATTTATTTGAAAGCAAGATATTAGGTATACAAGCACCTTTTATCGGTGTTGTACCAATAAAAACTTATTGTAAACAACAATATGAAATGTAATATTTGCCTTTTCCAACCCCTATAAACAAGTAAAGCTCCGAAAAACCTTACAATACAATTTGTGCAATAATCCGCCACTAACATTTCGTCTACTTAGCCACTTTCGTCGGATTTCGCCTTAAATGTCAGaccattttcttttatatcGGACAGTGCCTAGGTATGCTTAACTGTTGATAGCGTTTCTTAttgaatactagctgccctggcgaacttcgttccgcatAACAgtcgataatttttttttttaattttctctccgtaagaaccatcctcttacttcaaggaatattataaaaaaagaattagcgaaatcggttcagctgttctcgagatttgcgatgaccaacacatttagtgattcatttttatattatagagatgttacctacttacagtaaaacttaaagctaggcCTTATGTGATTACTGTAATATAGACGTAGGTAAAAATAAGGGACATACAAacattcatcccctatttaactcccttagaggtggaatttctCTAAAACTCGAAACACGTagctattttcatttttaaccaaaagcccaagtatcaattttcatggattacctaaattgaaaaataacggGTTTTCATAGAAACTTATTTAACCCTTTTTGGGGTGGAAATTCCTAACGTCTTAAAAGagtcaaaattttaagtttctagCCGCAGCAGTctaggctgtacgttgatagatcaatctgAGTGAGGACAAGTCTTTTGGTATGTATAGATGCTATACTTCAAAACAATGGATCCAAATTGCAGGGACGTTTTAAGCAAGGAGCGTTCTATGCCAGTAACACCGGCAAAACAAAAGGTTCTAGACGTCGTACAAGCAATTGAAAGAGACCTCTCTTTGATTTGCTTGCTCTATGACGTAAGTTCTTTAGGTTCCTGAGCACGTATTGCGAGCGTAATAGGAGTAAGTATGCGCCTCATATCGGAACCATATGAAATAGAGTTGCAAATTGGCAGTGATATTTTCCGATAGCGTAAGGCTTAGTACACACATTTTTAACACTTTCTCTCTTTATTAAGTAGtagttacttatatcaaattacGGGGAAgtaaaacatcgagaggaaacttgcatgcttcagaattttacatacttattatgttcttaaaggtgtctgaagtctatCAATGACGCACTTGGCCAAGGTGGTgcactatggcctaaactcttctcaccCCGAAAGGAAATTCATGCTCAGCGAAGAGCGTGggtcagcgatgggttgagatgataatgataattatgTTCAATACATACTATAAATTTGATACTTTAAtagtacttaaatacaaaagaaaaataagtatATACATTTACACGTagaaaaataggggttagaaatttgtgtagtccacgcagacgaagtcgcgagcataatctagttaatacatatttagaattttccatCTGTGTAGTGTGCACACGCCCTTACAGACATCGTGTATCGCATGGGTTAAGTTGCCGTAAAGATGGAGCAGATCATCCCTGCACAGTGGCTGTACTACGCTCAAACGGTTTTGATACTTGCTTTATTTTCACGCAGCTTCTTGTTAATTTTCACACATTTTACGAGTACTCACTttcatattaagtacctatagtacgcgacaggtcgagaaggcagttggggtgaggacgccccgcTGCCCCGCACAGGGAGTGCACAAGGACGCCCTGcacgggtgtgcagggcgtcccccagcctcataccccgattgccatctcgacctgtcgcgtactatataattATCTGTACATTTGACTGTTTATACAAGCCCCCATTTATAGgaaacactataaaattttaagtattGAGTACATACTAAATTTATTACAGAACCTAATggctaaagtaaaaataaattcgtAAAAGCTGCGATCAAATATTTTCTTCTGAGCTTCATAacgtacatacttacttacctacctttctTCGAAAtcacaactaagtaggtattacagTTTTACGACAGTAGAGATTAGGACTTAATTCACCCGCTATTGATATGTAAatgttttaaacttaaaaaataatattagctaCAAAAAGATTAGTTAATCCAAGGTTCAAGAACATCCGTACCCACTACCCACCCTATCTCACCCTAATCCCAAAACTGAGGCGTGGTCTCCCCATATCAACCAATGGCAAGCGAGTGCGCGGTCACAATTTAAATTTCCGCCAATACTGTGGCGGCAATTAGGGGATGAAAAGATACGCGTTAGGGGTCGCTTGGCACCGCTTTGTCGCGTTGTTACCGGTTATTTTAGACTAGTGAAGTTATGCTTGGATTTGCATGCTTTATTAGCTGACACGCGGGGTTTGCCTACATTTTGTTAGGCTTATCAGACcaaggcgcgtttggaacccttgtaactttttttattcgtacGAAAAAAGATTGtagcaataaaaacaaaaaaagataTAACTtacctaaactagcggcacgctatgatggccggtttgacgtttgtccgctcatgaagttccgtattaattgataacgactttgaaggaaataattgtatagtacgcgcggcgagagtttggctttgaccgttattgcgcagaaatcagaaattgggtatcaacgggcaattagtggggtgcggggcgggtgtgtaggcgcacgcggtgctctgattggcgctccactgctccagtcgttccctgcctctgtttgtacaatcacgttcacaagtgaattgctattttcgttaattgtttattatataagaatctgaatagcactgctgctaagacttttttttaatgttaacttttgtatttaataattattttaagttttcttttgtttgtatgtaccaattttacatgtatcttggaataaataattttattaaaaaacaattatttagaattttcatcgctgtctctgtaaactttaaaaggaaataaacattttatataagtaaaataactatcaatagtttaaataaatgaagaagtttatctatttcgtattattttctagcattattaccactgtacatgaattttgacccactcaaatatccaacctggtacataaaaaaggaaaagtattgtgtgcgtgacagtacccatgcgcagtaatcccctccacccgaaggtcaaagccaaactctcgccgcgcgatctgtattactttattgacgatagtgatgtgcagagattcataaattttatcgaatgtagttttaggtttaggactcaaaatttatttattaaattgatttcttaaatgtatacaagtgtagaaaaatcagtttgcaccatttaaggggtgaatgtacttgtgaatatgaacaattttcactatgtggacaaacctctgaaatcgcaaaaaaatatcaataaatttttaaaaatggaatctaatacgatcgtcacataggatcgctggctagcacaactactacctccggcaaactcgcgtcaatgctcaatgcaaaacaaagcagtttcgaattgacgttgcttcgaaaagtataaactgtcagtgcaatgcgattgtgatatagttttgacctggctttggatttcaaatattgatactgcattactgttgacccttgctcgttaatttggactctgttcaagccctttgttgtggatttcgtcgatatgaccgaacgtacgcagagaactgttctaaatagtcagacacgtgagttcctaatacgccttcgtaactatttcgatcgtgaagctcaaaatggagggccaattttacctataacgtcagtggttgaacgcgtagctgatgcgcttaatattggacaacgaactgttagacggataactaaaaaaaaatatggcgagactggcacagaagaaaataaacttcacacaccaaaaaagagaaaacgagcaaaaccagtcgtaggcatcgatagctttgatgccgatgctatccgaagacatgtttacggctactatttacagaaggagtatccaacaagaaaaaagttggtgcattcactgaaggaagctggattattcttcggtggggaaagttctttaacgaagattttgaagaccattggatttcgatacaaaaaatgtaacaaacgcaaaatattgatggaaagatttgatatagcgatggcaaggtatacttttttacggcaagtgaaagaaatcaaaaattggcaaaatgttgtgttcttggatgaaacatggcttaatgctaaccatactgtaggccgttcttggaacgatgacacagcagcatctacttccaaagttcctgtaggaaaaggatcgcgacttataatttgtcacgccggaaccatcaacgggtttgtcgaaggttctctcatggcttttgcgtcaaaaaccactggagactatcatgaagacatgaatggagaaaagtttactgaatggtttacctcaatgttgtgtagcctccctgaaccatctattataattatggacaacgccccataccactcgatgcaaattgacaagccacctgcccaatcccaaaagaaagctgatatcgtcgcatggcttcgtaaaaatggcgtagatgcaaacatgaatatgttaaaagcggaattagtacgtcttttaaaagaaaacaaaccaaccaagatccgatacgtcattgacgaaatagcattagaacatgggcacagagttatacggttaccgccttaccattgtgagtataatgcgattgagttggtgtgggctcaaattaagggatatgctgcaagacacaatacagaacccccatttaccacaaaaaaaatgctaaaattattagaagaagcttgtgaacatgtgactaaaggagactgggaaaaggttgtgaatagaactgttaaattaataagggaagattatgaaagagatgtgaaaatagataatattatagaaaacgaacatataattattaatgtatgtgatgatagcagtgacgacagtgaaaatagtagtatggacgaatctgattaattatggccttttgtggcacctttttcggtatcttttgtattcatatgtttcttgtgtgcatataaagtatgtatattcattttcgttcaaatattcagttcgttcaaataaattaaataaacatatacatttttgttttattaaacctatttaatcaggtacaaaaacaaaacttaattgttttttgttcgagaataaattgacattccacatcactattgtaatgtgtcaaaccggccatcatagcgtgccgctagtttaggtaCCTAGGCATGGTTTGTCACTTAAACCATGGGTCAAAAACCTGTTCACTAAGCGTGATCAATTTACTGACACTGATCgtgagcaatttactcttatcaaTATTAGGAGTTCTGTTCTCGATCTCCGAAGATAtttatcagatcttcaccaaactaTAATGGAACCACCTCTAAAGTATgacctaccaaacaaaaaaagaaccaaaaaaacCAAAGAAATGAGaaacaaaatcggttcatatttggcggagaaattgcgtaacaaacatacaaaaaaaatatacttagaatcgaattgagaacttcctctttttttgaagtccatcaaaaatatgctatgcctgatTAAAATCCTACTGTTTACAAaactattacactgatcgcgagcaatttactctaaTCCTCAATTaatgatattaatattaattatgtatattAGATATTAATGAGATATTTACCAAGTTAAAATTTGACCACTTCTGAATAACAACTaacctactttaaataaatgatttgactttgactttcatacctattacctaccacCGGGTAAAATcgaagtcaagggctaacctgtcaACAAATCAAAAGAAATCTGATGAACGTGCATGTCTGAATTCCTAAATGAATgtttattaagtaaatatctaagtaatataattatacctaactCGCATGTTTTGCCTCTCAATAAGCACTCGACAAATGGCTGGGGCCCATAGGGCCGTGGTTTCCCATAATAATTGGCGCTGGGAACATCGCACCTTGCCTGATTGGCCTCCACTTTGCATACGTGTCTTCTTCACAGATGATTTTAAACTGGAAGAGACACTATAAGGCCGAGATCTaaaaagcgcactttgactgctcagacttaagattgatttaaaacgagacagatttatgtgagagatatagttctgtcttgttttaactctgtcttaagtctaagcaaagtcagagtgcgctctatagatctcaccctaagaatTTAAACTGAGCCAGTattagtagtaagtaggtacagtagccagcagaaaatattgtacatcgaccttgagAAAGAGGTTTAGgcttcatagagcgttgtctctgtcactcatacctatgtgacgttttgtcgcggtcggtcgcaacgacagagataacgcgTCTAGCGATTTCGTAGACGAAACCGCTAtcgctttctaaaggtcgatgtacaatatttcctgccggataCTGTACCTATCTTACTGAATCATTTTAAATTCTTAATTGTTTAGACAACCTTATCGAAATAATAGGTAAtcaataagtacttaattgttCTGAACATGAACTAGAAGAAAAGTGcaattaattacaattttataaattttcgaAGATTATACCTaagtttaatagttttttttcatCAGACTATTGACATCCAAATTCCAAATAAGTAGATACAGTTACATTAAAATgcaccaaaatattttttatcaacaGCATATTAGGTAGATTAATAATTTAGGGAAGCAAAAAGATATACTTACTTCCCTAGAAACTAtagcagtaagtacctacttataggtaaTTACTACCATAAGcccttataattttttttttaattcttccaGGATTATTTAAGTCTTTGTTACACAATTAGGGTTGTCTagctttactaatattataaagaggtaaaagttgtaagtttgtttgtaggggtaaATCTCTAAAACTACGGAACCGATTTTGGTTCTTGATTGATGTTTTGATTCTTTTACCTGTAGACAGTAGTAGTTCCCACAGAACTttcgaaaatctaaatccacgcagatgaagtcgcgggtatcagctagtttatactatgaaatatgaatcaccagctgacgcccgcgacttcgactgcgtggatttaggtacttaacaatcccgtgggaactctttggactttggttttccgggataaaaaggggATAGCCTatgctatgtcactctccaggtctttgactatacccaagcaaatcctttcaatccgttgctcagttgcgacgtgattgaagacaaaccaacaaaccaataaatcaacaaacaaacactttcgcatttataaataagggtactgattggtgTTAACCCTATTTCGCTGCACTCTACATTGTTGACACAATACACCGCCGACGTGATTTATCGGGATCTGCGGCACTCGAGACCCACTGCATCTGCAGTTAATAAGGGACATCGCAGTTAAGGGGTACTAGTGTTTATCTGATCggtataatctctatatataaaaatgaatcgctaaatgtgttgctgatcgcaaaactcgataacagctgaaccgatttcgctaattctttttttataatattccttgaagtacgaggattgCTCTTACGGAaagagaattttaaaaaaatcctgaaaaagaatcgactgttaggcggtatgaagttcgccggggcagctagtgataaataaaaaacctcaAATTAATTAAGCTAGCGACAGCTTATATTAGAGAGTTTGAGAAAACCAAACGAACACTTTTGGCTATGCTATGGCTAAatgcttctcattctgagaggagagccggcgatgggtagatcatgatgaatcggaaatagatacctacttttctGATACAGCAAAAACGATTTTAAACTCACCTTTTACAGACATAATTACCGGTTGTAGTTAATCTACTTACTATACTTAGGAACCTGATTTCCTATTTTCTTTCAAATTTTACTCTCTGTACCTACTTGA
Proteins encoded in this window:
- the LOC117985482 gene encoding brain-specific homeobox protein homolog → MDQDIRSDSPGDTNRQEQNSKTSFLIEDILYRGQRNTFKQPDPRRFDYEREPKYFPVANEVRPVAREGSYLQVAMGALGAYLHTPSTYKAVETPYFLSQGVPYHALFTPSELSLSALKHCRRRKARTVFSDPQLTGLEKRFESQRYLSTPERVELAGALNLSETQVKTWFQNRRMKHKKQMRKQQQQQRGAVAVDFTTKLSSQSAERKEDSRISTTQTSDSETEHSDSDIDIVGEPNYSQHYSGT